In Geothermobacter ehrlichii, a genomic segment contains:
- a CDS encoding ABC transporter ATP-binding protein, whose translation MPLIELDKVGKTYRSGNRNVPAVVDFSTRIEAGEFTVLAGPSGSGKTTLLNLIGCLDQPTSGRVLIDGQDVGSQSTAKLADFRRDHIGFIFQSYNLIPVLTALENAEFTLMLQGVSPAERRRRVMEIFERLGIAGLENRRPDDLSGGQQQRVAVARAIAARPSLVLADEPTANLDSTNSRELLELMRQLNREDGMTFVFSSHDPQVIERARRVITLRDGRLIEDRRRP comes from the coding sequence ATGCCCCTGATCGAACTCGACAAGGTCGGCAAGACCTACCGCTCCGGCAACCGCAACGTTCCGGCCGTGGTCGATTTTTCGACCCGCATCGAGGCCGGCGAATTCACCGTGCTGGCCGGCCCGTCCGGCAGCGGCAAGACCACCCTGCTCAATCTGATCGGCTGTCTCGACCAGCCGACATCGGGACGGGTGCTCATCGACGGCCAGGACGTCGGCAGCCAGTCGACGGCGAAGCTCGCCGACTTCCGGCGCGATCACATCGGCTTCATCTTCCAGTCCTACAACCTGATTCCGGTGCTGACCGCGCTGGAAAACGCCGAATTCACCCTCATGCTGCAGGGCGTTTCCCCGGCGGAACGCCGACGGCGGGTGATGGAGATCTTCGAACGCCTCGGCATCGCCGGCCTGGAAAACCGTCGCCCGGACGATCTTTCCGGCGGCCAGCAGCAGCGAGTCGCCGTGGCGCGGGCCATCGCCGCCAGGCCATCGCTGGTTCTGGCCGACGAACCGACCGCCAACCTCGACTCCACCAACAGCCGCGAACTGCTGGAGCTGATGCGCCAGCTCAACCGGGAAGACGGCATGACCTTCGTCTTTTCTTCCCACGATCCGCAGGTCATTGAACGGGCACGGCGGGTCATCACCCTGCGCGACGGCCGTCTGATCGAGGACCGACGGCGGCCATGA
- a CDS encoding ethylbenzene dehydrogenase-related protein: protein MFRQALLLLTGSLLLCSQTALAAQTVTAVTVDTAPVVDGRADDPAWRAAPEIKIHDQVADTDIRLKSVTCGDMIYFLVRFADDQPNELHKPWVWDSDLEAYMLGPQREDSFVFKWNLEDHPVDLSNFSDDNYRADVWYWKANRTNPAGYADDKHHVLSVKAAPKAKAITSKSGTQKFLQRLGDEGTSTTKKRILTRYEGDIQPQYQIRQPNGSRADVRAKGIWADGTWTIEFARKLQTGHADDVQFDKGGKYLFGVSIYGLYGKPVDKSKPHLYGQGRISEPLTLVFK from the coding sequence ATGTTCCGTCAAGCCCTGCTTCTGCTCACCGGCAGCCTGCTGCTCTGCTCCCAAACCGCCCTGGCCGCGCAAACGGTCACCGCCGTCACGGTCGACACCGCACCGGTCGTGGACGGCCGGGCCGACGATCCGGCCTGGCGCGCCGCACCCGAGATCAAAATCCATGACCAGGTCGCGGATACCGACATCCGGCTGAAAAGCGTAACCTGCGGGGACATGATCTATTTCCTGGTCCGCTTCGCCGACGACCAGCCCAACGAGCTGCACAAGCCCTGGGTCTGGGACAGCGATCTCGAGGCCTACATGCTCGGTCCCCAGCGCGAGGACAGCTTCGTCTTCAAGTGGAACCTGGAAGACCACCCGGTCGACCTGTCCAACTTCTCCGATGACAACTACCGGGCGGACGTCTGGTACTGGAAGGCCAATCGCACCAATCCTGCCGGTTACGCCGACGACAAGCACCATGTCCTGTCGGTCAAGGCGGCCCCCAAGGCCAAGGCGATCACCAGCAAGTCCGGCACGCAGAAGTTCCTGCAACGGCTCGGCGACGAAGGAACCTCGACCACGAAAAAACGGATTCTGACCAGGTACGAGGGCGATATCCAGCCGCAGTACCAGATCCGCCAGCCGAACGGCAGCCGGGCCGACGTCAGGGCCAAGGGGATCTGGGCCGACGGCACCTGGACCATCGAATTCGCCCGCAAGCTGCAGACCGGTCATGCCGACGACGTCCAGTTCGACAAGGGCGGCAAGTACCTGTTCGGGGTTTCGATCTACGGTCTCTACGGCAAACCGGTCGACAAGAGCAAGCCGCACCTGTACGGCCAGGGGCGCATTTCCGAACCCCTGACCCTGGTCTTCAAGTAG
- a CDS encoding GNAT family N-acetyltransferase, protein MAALTPTTTPDTPPVPDGRTTPVRLWLLIFFAVLFWSGWHPYDRYIWVLEAAPAIFGLLLIALTRRRFPLTPLVYWLILAHAIILMVGSKYTYARVPLFDWLKDVLELGRNHYDKVGHLVQGFVPALIAREILLRLSPLRRGGWLFFLVTTVCLAFSAFYELIEWWVAELSGTAATAFLGTQGYAWDTQSDMLLALIGAILGQLLLARCQDRQLGLEPPRQPATKTDGRTGPDAGVLIRRAGPDDWQAVVAIYNQAVEEQFCTADTEPASVESRRLWLETHLDRRYPILLAEADGRVLGWCSLSPWRPGRRALAGVAEVSYYLDRSARGRGLASRLLTEAMRQARNLEFHTLIAILMDVNQPSQRLLEKHGFEPWGQLPQVAVWPDGSRCGQLIYGRRLSPDS, encoded by the coding sequence ATGGCCGCCCTGACACCGACCACAACCCCTGACACGCCTCCCGTTCCCGACGGCCGTACAACCCCCGTCCGGCTCTGGCTGCTGATCTTCTTCGCCGTGCTGTTCTGGTCGGGCTGGCATCCCTACGATCGCTACATCTGGGTGCTGGAAGCGGCGCCGGCGATCTTCGGCCTGCTCCTGATCGCCCTGACCCGCCGCCGCTTTCCTCTTACCCCTCTGGTCTACTGGCTGATACTTGCGCACGCCATCATCCTGATGGTGGGCAGCAAATACACTTACGCCCGGGTTCCGCTGTTCGACTGGCTGAAAGACGTCCTGGAGCTGGGGCGCAACCACTACGACAAAGTCGGCCACTTAGTCCAGGGCTTCGTTCCGGCCCTCATCGCCCGCGAAATCCTGTTGCGCCTGTCGCCGCTGCGCCGCGGCGGCTGGCTCTTCTTTCTGGTGACGACGGTCTGTCTGGCGTTCAGCGCCTTCTACGAGCTGATCGAATGGTGGGTAGCCGAACTGTCCGGCACCGCCGCCACGGCATTTCTCGGCACCCAGGGCTACGCCTGGGACACCCAGTCGGACATGCTGCTGGCCCTGATCGGCGCCATCCTCGGCCAGCTGCTGCTCGCCCGCTGCCAGGACCGACAGCTCGGCCTGGAACCGCCGCGGCAGCCGGCAACAAAAACGGACGGCCGGACCGGACCGGACGCCGGCGTCCTGATCCGGCGCGCCGGACCGGACGACTGGCAGGCGGTTGTCGCCATCTACAACCAGGCGGTGGAAGAGCAATTCTGCACCGCCGACACCGAACCGGCCAGCGTGGAGAGCCGCCGCCTCTGGCTGGAAACCCACCTCGACAGACGCTATCCCATTCTGCTGGCCGAAGCCGACGGCCGCGTCCTCGGCTGGTGCAGCCTCAGTCCCTGGCGACCGGGACGCCGGGCGCTGGCGGGCGTCGCCGAGGTCAGCTACTATCTCGACCGCTCGGCTCGCGGAAGGGGGCTGGCCTCCCGGCTGCTCACCGAAGCCATGCGCCAGGCCCGCAACCTCGAATTTCACACCCTGATCGCCATTCTGATGGACGTCAACCAGCCGAGCCAGCGCCTGCTGGAGAAACACGGCTTTGAGCCCTGGGGACAGCTGCCGCAGGTTGCCGTCTGGCCGGACGGCTCCCGCTGCGGACAGCTCATCTACGGACGCAGGCTTTCACCGGACTCCTGA
- a CDS encoding outer membrane lipoprotein-sorting protein, with protein MTRSIQLLLFLLLLVPPTASAMDMRQLIREVEDQYMGVSSEAIMVMQVRTAHWTRTTEMHAWSLGRDHFLVRILAPAKERDVATLKIGREVWNYLPKVDRTIRIPPSMMGGSWMGSHITNNDLVKAAHIDEDYDFRLLAEDAQTWTIEGLPKPNAAVIWGRIVYRVEKKRRVPVQIDYFDEEGVRVRSIGFDRVTKIGNRQIPLRMRVQPLDQPDEQTVLEYRKLRFDVDIDRTFFSRRQLRMP; from the coding sequence ATGACGCGATCCATCCAGCTTTTGCTGTTTCTGCTTCTACTTGTGCCCCCGACGGCGTCGGCCATGGACATGCGCCAGCTCATCCGCGAGGTCGAGGACCAGTACATGGGCGTTTCCTCCGAGGCGATCATGGTCATGCAGGTGCGGACCGCGCACTGGACCCGCACCACCGAGATGCACGCCTGGTCCCTCGGCCGCGACCATTTCCTGGTGCGCATTCTGGCGCCGGCGAAAGAGCGCGACGTGGCGACCCTGAAGATCGGACGGGAGGTCTGGAACTACCTGCCGAAGGTCGACCGCACCATCCGCATCCCGCCGTCGATGATGGGCGGCTCGTGGATGGGCAGCCACATCACCAACAACGACCTAGTCAAGGCGGCGCACATCGACGAGGACTACGATTTTCGCCTGCTGGCCGAAGACGCGCAGACCTGGACCATCGAGGGCCTGCCGAAGCCAAACGCCGCGGTCATCTGGGGCCGGATCGTCTATCGGGTGGAGAAGAAACGCCGGGTGCCGGTACAGATCGACTATTTCGACGAAGAAGGCGTCAGGGTCCGCAGCATCGGCTTCGACCGGGTCACCAAGATCGGCAACCGTCAGATTCCCCTGCGCATGCGGGTACAACCCCTCGACCAACCGGACGAACAGACCGTCCTCGAATACCGCAAGCTGCGTTTCGACGTCGACATCGACCGCACCTTCTTCTCCCGCCGGCAGCTCAGAATGCCCTGA
- a CDS encoding ABC transporter permease has product MTDLKRAPLLHLAWKNIWRNRRRTLITLAAVALSVTLVQAFHNLSHGVYRQMIDNGVRAGSGHLAIYHRGYLQSRDERLLWSPKRLPADIAALPGVTAVLPRIYLAGLAQSSRESRGIVLTGVDPAAERAVNPFLKQRIAGEPFSRADSRKVIIGERLLRELKLKPGQKLVITVQRTDGELASELFRVGAVIRTGLREIDGSLVMAGRERVANLAGQPGTIHELAVILDTAERDRQVAPAVASLLEGRNELGLVPWDLAMPNLANAIKLDYASQKFIFLIILLIVAIGVVNTQLMSVMERQREFGVLLAIGSSPARLRRLVLFEGLLLGGFAGLVGSLLGALATLYLAEIGIDLRRFLPENLEFGGVVFDPVLRATWDFGYMLRIAVYVVVLSLLAGLYPAHRAGRIRPAEAMRKV; this is encoded by the coding sequence ATGACTGACCTGAAACGCGCTCCCCTGCTGCACCTGGCCTGGAAGAACATCTGGCGCAACCGCCGCCGCACCCTGATCACCCTGGCCGCGGTCGCCCTGAGCGTCACCCTGGTGCAGGCCTTTCACAACCTCTCGCACGGCGTCTACCGACAGATGATCGACAACGGCGTGCGGGCCGGCAGCGGCCATCTCGCCATCTACCACCGGGGCTATCTGCAATCCCGCGACGAACGCCTGCTCTGGTCCCCGAAAAGGCTGCCGGCCGATATCGCCGCCCTGCCCGGCGTGACCGCGGTGCTGCCGCGCATCTACCTGGCGGGGCTGGCCCAGTCGAGCCGCGAAAGCCGCGGCATCGTCCTGACCGGCGTCGATCCGGCCGCCGAACGGGCGGTCAATCCCTTTCTGAAACAGCGGATTGCCGGAGAGCCGTTCAGCCGGGCGGACAGCCGAAAGGTGATCATCGGCGAACGGCTGCTGCGTGAACTGAAGCTGAAACCGGGGCAGAAGCTGGTGATCACCGTGCAGCGGACCGACGGCGAGCTGGCCAGCGAACTCTTCCGCGTCGGTGCCGTGATCCGAACCGGCTTGCGGGAGATCGACGGCAGCCTGGTCATGGCCGGACGCGAACGGGTGGCGAACCTCGCCGGCCAACCGGGGACGATCCACGAACTGGCCGTCATTCTCGACACTGCCGAACGCGACCGGCAGGTCGCGCCGGCCGTCGCCAGCCTGCTCGAGGGCCGCAACGAACTCGGCCTGGTCCCCTGGGACCTGGCCATGCCGAATTTGGCCAACGCCATCAAGCTCGACTACGCCAGCCAGAAATTCATCTTTCTGATCATTCTGCTGATCGTGGCCATCGGCGTGGTCAACACCCAGCTGATGTCGGTCATGGAACGCCAGCGGGAATTCGGCGTCCTGCTCGCCATCGGCAGCAGCCCGGCGCGACTGCGAAGGCTGGTCCTGTTCGAGGGGCTGCTGCTCGGCGGTTTCGCCGGTCTGGTCGGCTCGCTGCTCGGGGCGCTGGCCACCCTCTATCTCGCAGAAATCGGCATCGACCTGCGCCGGTTTCTGCCGGAAAACCTCGAATTCGGCGGCGTCGTCTTCGACCCGGTGCTGCGCGCCACCTGGGATTTCGGCTACATGCTTCGCATCGCCGTCTACGTGGTCGTGCTGTCGCTGCTGGCGGGCCTCTACCCGGCCCACCGGGCCGGGCGAATCAGGCCGGCGGAGGCGATGAGGAAGGTTTGA
- a CDS encoding ABC transporter permease, producing MLLATAYRNLWRNRRRTQLTLSAMILSSSLLILALGIFSGMLDDMLASATEQYHGHVVISARGYQDSHDLYATLDPVPLLEILRRRPEILGFSPRLRGFGLASGAKASRPVELLGVDPGAEVRVTTLSHQLEQGAPLNAGGTGQALIGRGLAEKLGLKVGDSLVLFTQAADGSLANDLLRITGIFATGDSRRDNNLVLCQLAWLQNFLVLPGRVHEISLRIADPLEAEKTAAALRTLVDPELEILDWGRLLPEMREAVASFDVSRMIIVLILYAATALGILNTFFMSVLERSREFGILSALGMRPRRILSLILLEAGLLGLIGLAGGTALGLLLTWPMAAVGIDLSATLTAVTYGGGTILPRLHAEFVAANFWLPALSLFLVSLAAGLPPARRAARLKPVEALRHD from the coding sequence ATGCTGCTGGCCACCGCCTACCGCAATCTCTGGCGCAACCGCCGCCGCACCCAGCTGACCCTGTCGGCCATGATTCTCAGCTCGTCACTGCTGATCCTCGCCCTGGGCATCTTTTCCGGCATGCTGGACGACATGCTCGCCTCGGCCACCGAGCAGTACCACGGTCATGTCGTCATCTCGGCCCGGGGCTACCAGGACAGTCACGATCTCTACGCCACCCTCGACCCCGTCCCCCTGCTCGAAATTCTGCGCCGACGACCGGAGATTCTCGGCTTCTCTCCGCGCCTGCGCGGCTTCGGCCTGGCTTCCGGCGCCAAAGCCAGCCGGCCGGTCGAACTGCTCGGCGTCGACCCGGGGGCCGAAGTGCGGGTCACCACCCTGTCGCACCAGCTCGAACAGGGCGCTCCCCTGAATGCCGGCGGCACCGGCCAGGCTCTCATCGGCAGGGGACTTGCGGAAAAGCTGGGTCTGAAAGTCGGCGACAGCCTGGTTCTGTTCACCCAGGCCGCCGACGGGTCGCTGGCCAACGACCTGCTGCGGATCACCGGCATCTTCGCCACCGGCGACAGCCGACGGGACAACAATCTCGTTCTCTGCCAGCTCGCCTGGCTGCAGAACTTCCTGGTTCTGCCCGGACGGGTGCACGAAATCTCCCTGCGCATCGCCGATCCGCTGGAAGCCGAAAAGACGGCGGCGGCACTGCGCACCCTGGTCGATCCGGAGCTCGAAATTCTCGACTGGGGCCGGCTGCTGCCGGAGATGCGCGAAGCCGTCGCCTCCTTCGACGTCAGCCGCATGATCATCGTGCTCATCCTCTACGCCGCCACCGCCCTCGGCATCCTCAACACCTTCTTCATGTCGGTGCTCGAGCGCAGCCGGGAATTCGGCATCCTCTCCGCCCTCGGCATGCGCCCGCGGCGTATCCTCTCGCTGATTCTGCTCGAGGCCGGCCTGCTGGGCCTGATCGGCCTCGCCGGCGGCACGGCGCTGGGCCTGCTGCTGACCTGGCCCATGGCCGCCGTCGGCATCGACCTTTCGGCAACCCTGACGGCGGTCACCTACGGCGGCGGCACCATCCTGCCCCGGCTGCACGCCGAGTTCGTCGCTGCCAATTTCTGGCTGCCGGCCCTGAGCCTGTTTCTGGTCAGCCTCGCCGCCGGGCTGCCTCCGGCCCGGCGCGCCGCCCGGCTGAAACCGGTGGAGGCGCTGCGTCATGACTGA
- a CDS encoding DUF6178 family protein, giving the protein MTGKNETTRRVGHLALLRKPSRLTAKEYNALPFEERLALVQEASGKRKYDLIIDAADAPAIVERLPLQEIYLLARELGPEDMTELLALATPEQVTGLIDLDCWTQDRLNGKDALAWLAALAEAGDEQVLRVLTGMDFELLALMVGKWVRVTYTPDDIEDEEERKALIARDGGYGIEYRDSETAKQVGYLLNLLFRHDPAVYWRLMETVRGEPESALEEDVFRWRNGRLLDQGFPEPFEAQVIYAWLDPDRADPDAWRRTVPMAFDPEVRAPGYLLVRVTPKDLLAEVLAGGIDQETAWELTYLLNKMFVADGIDIGDARQVDAGLRRLYATLNLALESLAGQDVEKAAHLFNGCYLEYLFRHGHSLVLRLARRARALAASSIAPYIDAPYRALLDALCRRRPECWEGAIEAGRGGFRPFARLAELRQVEECLERLEGQRRLFEEVLPFELPPPDELDLDGCQIDDASQISLSVFFLTALANQLLGGDFLPLPLPAAELATLHGLISRDGELDPELRRRLVERFESELAGGGAFADWCLAVWDEEFCNIDPADLDPRFVGGILVRLSEPA; this is encoded by the coding sequence ATGACCGGCAAGAACGAAACCACGCGGCGGGTGGGGCATCTCGCCCTGTTGCGCAAACCGTCCCGCCTGACGGCGAAGGAGTACAACGCGCTGCCGTTCGAGGAGCGCCTGGCACTGGTACAGGAGGCTTCCGGCAAGAGGAAGTACGACCTGATCATCGATGCGGCCGACGCGCCGGCCATTGTCGAGCGGCTGCCGCTTCAGGAGATCTATCTGCTGGCCCGTGAGCTCGGCCCTGAGGACATGACCGAGCTGCTGGCGCTGGCCACTCCCGAGCAGGTAACCGGGCTGATCGATCTCGACTGCTGGACGCAGGACCGGCTGAACGGGAAGGATGCCCTGGCCTGGCTGGCGGCGTTGGCCGAGGCCGGCGACGAGCAGGTTCTCAGGGTATTGACCGGCATGGATTTCGAGCTGCTGGCCCTGATGGTCGGCAAGTGGGTCCGGGTCACCTACACCCCGGACGATATCGAGGACGAAGAGGAGCGCAAGGCCCTCATCGCCCGCGACGGCGGTTACGGCATCGAATACCGCGACAGCGAAACCGCCAAGCAGGTCGGGTATCTGCTCAACCTCCTCTTCCGGCACGATCCGGCCGTCTACTGGCGGCTGATGGAGACGGTGCGCGGTGAGCCGGAATCGGCGCTGGAGGAGGACGTGTTCCGCTGGCGCAACGGCCGGCTGCTCGACCAGGGCTTCCCCGAGCCGTTCGAGGCGCAGGTCATCTACGCCTGGCTCGATCCCGACAGGGCCGATCCGGACGCCTGGCGGCGGACCGTGCCCATGGCTTTCGATCCCGAGGTGCGGGCCCCCGGCTACCTGCTGGTGCGGGTGACCCCGAAGGATCTGCTGGCCGAGGTGCTGGCCGGCGGCATCGACCAGGAGACAGCCTGGGAGCTGACCTACCTGCTGAACAAGATGTTCGTGGCCGACGGCATCGACATCGGTGATGCACGCCAGGTCGATGCCGGATTGCGGCGGCTCTACGCCACCCTCAACCTGGCCCTGGAATCCCTGGCGGGGCAGGATGTCGAAAAGGCGGCGCACCTCTTCAACGGCTGCTATCTCGAATATCTTTTCCGCCACGGTCATAGCCTGGTGCTGCGGCTGGCGCGGCGTGCCCGCGCCCTCGCCGCCAGCAGCATCGCCCCCTACATCGACGCCCCCTACCGGGCCCTGCTCGACGCCCTGTGTCGCCGGCGGCCGGAGTGCTGGGAAGGAGCGATCGAGGCCGGCCGCGGCGGCTTCCGGCCTTTCGCCCGCCTGGCCGAGCTGCGGCAGGTCGAGGAATGTCTCGAGCGGCTGGAGGGGCAGCGTCGCCTGTTCGAGGAGGTTCTTCCCTTCGAACTGCCACCGCCCGACGAACTCGATCTGGACGGCTGTCAGATCGACGACGCCAGCCAGATTTCCCTGTCAGTCTTCTTTCTGACGGCGCTGGCCAACCAGTTGCTGGGCGGTGATTTTCTGCCGCTGCCGCTGCCGGCGGCCGAGCTCGCCACCCTGCACGGGCTGATCAGCCGCGACGGCGAGCTCGATCCCGAGCTGCGCCGCCGGCTGGTGGAGAGGTTCGAATCCGAACTGGCGGGGGGCGGAGCCTTCGCCGACTGGTGCCTGGCGGTCTGGGATGAGGAATTCTGCAACATCGATCCGGCGGACCTCGATCCGCGCTTTGTCGGCGGCATCCTGGTCCGGCTGTCCGAGCCGGCCTGA